A genome region from Pseudomonas sp. S06B 330 includes the following:
- a CDS encoding cupin domain-containing protein gives MSDFITVLRETCPTPVLDATKWQRIGGDPHTVNLNAYVSADGSKIMGTWICTPGKFAVHYEKWEYCHFLDGYCVITPEGEQPVHLKAGDVFVIEPGMKGTWEVVETVRKYFVFA, from the coding sequence ATGTCCGACTTCATCACCGTACTGCGCGAGACCTGCCCTACCCCCGTGCTGGATGCGACCAAGTGGCAACGCATTGGCGGTGACCCGCATACGGTCAACCTCAACGCGTATGTGTCGGCCGACGGCAGCAAGATCATGGGCACCTGGATCTGCACCCCGGGCAAGTTTGCAGTGCACTATGAAAAATGGGAGTACTGCCACTTCCTCGACGGCTACTGTGTGATCACCCCGGAAGGTGAGCAGCCGGTGCATCTGAAAGCGGGAGATGTGTTCGTCATCGAACCGGGGATGAAAGGCACCTGGGAAGTGGTGGAGACGGTGCGCAAGTATTTCGTTTTCGCCTGA
- the mmsB gene encoding 3-hydroxyisobutyrate dehydrogenase produces the protein MRIAFIGLGNMGAPMARNLIKAGHQLNLFDLNKTVLAELAELGGQISTSPRDAAQQSELVITMLPAAAHVRGVYLSEDGVLAGVRAGTPVVDCSTIDPQTAREVSAAAAKQGVDLADAPVSGGTGGAAAGTLTFMVGASDALFATLQPVLAQMGRNIVHCGEVGTGQIAKICNNLLLGISMIGVSEAMALGNALGIDTKVLAGIINSSTGRCWSSDTYNPWPGIIETAPASRGYTGGFGAELMLKDLGLATEAARQAHQPVIMGALAQQLYQTMSLRGDGGKDFSAIVEGYRKPE, from the coding sequence ATGCGTATCGCATTTATTGGCCTGGGCAACATGGGCGCACCAATGGCGCGCAACCTGATTAAGGCCGGCCATCAGCTGAATCTGTTCGATCTGAACAAGACTGTACTCGCCGAGCTTGCCGAGCTCGGTGGGCAGATCAGCACATCGCCGCGTGATGCCGCGCAGCAGAGTGAGCTGGTGATTACCATGCTGCCAGCCGCTGCTCATGTACGCGGCGTGTACCTGAGCGAGGACGGCGTGTTGGCCGGCGTACGTGCCGGTACGCCGGTGGTCGACTGCAGCACCATTGATCCGCAGACCGCGCGTGAAGTGTCGGCGGCGGCCGCCAAGCAGGGCGTGGACCTGGCCGATGCACCGGTTTCCGGTGGTACCGGTGGTGCCGCGGCAGGCACGCTGACCTTCATGGTTGGCGCCAGCGATGCACTGTTCGCCACCCTGCAGCCGGTGCTGGCACAAATGGGCCGTAACATTGTCCATTGCGGTGAAGTGGGTACTGGGCAGATCGCCAAAATCTGCAACAACCTGCTGCTGGGCATCTCGATGATTGGTGTATCCGAAGCCATGGCCCTGGGTAATGCCCTGGGCATCGATACCAAGGTGCTGGCGGGGATCATCAACAGCTCCACCGGGCGCTGCTGGAGCTCAGACACCTACAACCCTTGGCCCGGCATCATCGAAACCGCACCGGCTTCGCGTGGTTACACCGGTGGCTTTGGGGCCGAACTGATGCTCAAGGACCTGGGCCTGGCGACGGAAGCGGCGCGTCAGGCGCATCAGCCGGTGATCATGGGGGCCTTGGCGCAACAGTTGTATCAGACCATGAGCCTACGCGGTGATGGCGGCAAGGATTTTTCGGCGATTGTTGAGGGGTATCGCAAGCCGGAGTAA
- a CDS encoding CoA-acylating methylmalonate-semialdehyde dehydrogenase encodes MNASLTPGQTKVEQVKLLIDGQWVESKTSEWRDVVNPATQQVLARVPFATAEEVDAAIAAGQRAFKTWRDTPIGARMRIMLKLQALIREHSKRIAVVLSAEQGKTIADAEGDIFRGLEVVEHACSIGTLQMGEFAENVAGGVDTYTLRQPIGVCAGITPFNFPAMIPLWMFPMAIVCGNTFVLKPSEQDPLSTMLLVELALEAGVPAGVLNVVHGGKQVVDALCTHTDIKAISFVGSTEVGTHVYNLAGQHGKRVQSMMGAKNHAVVLPDANRTQTLNALVGAGFGAAGQRCMATSVAVLVGKAREWLPELKTLAANLKVNAGNELGTDVGPLISKRAKERVLGLIESGIKEGAKLELDGRDVSVPGYEQGNFVGPTLFSGVTTDMQIYTQEIFGPVLVVLEVDTLDEAIALVNRNPFGNGTGLFTQSGAAARKFQNEIDVGQVGINIPIPVPVPFFSFTGSRGSKLGDLGPYGKQVVQFYTQTKTVTSRWFDDDSVNDGVNTTISLR; translated from the coding sequence ATGAACGCATCCCTCACTCCCGGCCAGACCAAGGTCGAGCAGGTCAAGCTGCTGATCGACGGCCAATGGGTCGAATCGAAAACCAGCGAATGGCGCGATGTGGTCAACCCGGCCACCCAGCAAGTGCTGGCTCGTGTGCCATTCGCCACAGCTGAAGAAGTCGATGCGGCCATCGCCGCTGGTCAACGTGCCTTCAAAACCTGGCGCGATACCCCGATCGGTGCACGCATGCGCATCATGCTCAAGCTGCAAGCACTGATCCGTGAGCATTCCAAGCGCATCGCTGTGGTTCTCAGCGCTGAGCAGGGCAAGACCATTGCTGACGCCGAAGGCGATATTTTCCGCGGCCTGGAAGTGGTTGAGCACGCGTGCAGCATCGGTACCCTGCAAATGGGCGAGTTCGCAGAAAACGTTGCAGGTGGTGTCGATACCTACACCCTGCGCCAGCCGATAGGTGTCTGCGCTGGTATCACGCCGTTCAACTTCCCGGCGATGATCCCGTTGTGGATGTTCCCGATGGCCATCGTCTGCGGCAACACCTTCGTCCTCAAACCGTCGGAGCAGGATCCACTGTCGACCATGCTGCTGGTGGAGCTGGCGCTGGAAGCCGGTGTCCCCGCTGGTGTACTGAACGTCGTACACGGCGGTAAGCAGGTAGTTGATGCGCTGTGCACCCACACCGACATCAAGGCAATCTCGTTCGTGGGCTCCACCGAAGTCGGTACCCACGTCTACAACCTCGCTGGCCAGCACGGCAAGCGCGTGCAGTCGATGATGGGCGCGAAGAACCACGCTGTGGTGCTGCCGGACGCCAACCGTACCCAGACCCTCAACGCCCTGGTCGGTGCAGGCTTCGGCGCGGCCGGCCAACGTTGCATGGCCACCTCGGTGGCAGTGCTGGTAGGCAAGGCCCGCGAGTGGCTGCCAGAGCTCAAGACGCTGGCAGCCAACCTCAAGGTCAACGCCGGCAATGAGCTGGGCACAGATGTCGGCCCGCTGATTTCCAAGCGTGCCAAAGAGCGTGTGCTGGGCCTGATCGAAAGCGGTATCAAGGAAGGCGCCAAACTCGAACTCGATGGTCGGGATGTCAGCGTGCCGGGCTACGAGCAAGGCAACTTCGTCGGGCCGACCCTGTTCTCCGGGGTGACCACCGACATGCAGATCTACACCCAGGAAATCTTTGGTCCGGTGCTGGTGGTGCTGGAGGTCGATACCCTTGACGAAGCCATCGCCTTGGTCAACCGCAACCCCTTCGGTAACGGCACAGGCCTGTTTACCCAGAGCGGTGCGGCGGCGCGCAAGTTCCAGAACGAAATCGATGTCGGTCAGGTCGGCATCAACATCCCGATTCCGGTGCCAGTGCCGTTCTTCAGCTTCACCGGCTCCCGTGGCTCCAAGCTTGGTGACTTGGGCCCGTATGGCAAGCAGGTAGTGCAGTTCTACACTCAGACCAAGACTGTCACCAGCCGCTGGTTCGATGACGACAGCGTCAACGACGGTGTGAACACCACCATCAGCCTGCGCTAA
- a CDS encoding LysR family transcriptional regulator, translating to MQKNITSLGALNWDDLKFFLEVARTRKASSAAKRLGVDYTTVSRRISSLEVALGTLLFEKSRTNGFVLTAEGTRLLSYAESIESTLHMACEQVSGSGVALSGHVRMGCTEGFGSFFVTPQLSHFVDAYPAISVDILPLPHFISLSKREADIVIALERPEHGPYVCCKLCDYRLRLYATQEYLDSHEPITRSSDLARHQFISYVDDLAFSSELLYLANLIPAASANLRSTSVIAQYVAAQQGRGLAILPCFLAAQDPRLVAILPEEVEITRQFWMYCREDLRKLKRITLLWDYIREVTERNTPLLMGESRSMTFAN from the coding sequence ATGCAAAAAAACATCACCTCCCTAGGCGCCTTGAACTGGGATGACCTGAAGTTCTTTCTTGAAGTGGCCCGTACCCGCAAGGCCAGCAGCGCGGCCAAGCGCTTGGGTGTGGACTACACCACCGTGTCGCGGCGGATCAGTTCGCTGGAGGTGGCGCTGGGCACTTTGTTGTTCGAAAAATCGCGGACCAACGGCTTTGTCCTGACCGCCGAAGGCACGCGCCTGCTCAGCTATGCCGAGTCGATTGAAAGCACCCTGCACATGGCCTGCGAGCAGGTTTCAGGGTCTGGCGTGGCGCTTTCCGGGCATGTGCGCATGGGCTGCACCGAAGGCTTTGGCAGCTTCTTCGTCACCCCACAATTAAGCCACTTCGTCGACGCCTACCCGGCCATTTCAGTGGACATCCTGCCGCTGCCGCATTTCATCAGCCTGTCCAAGCGCGAAGCCGATATCGTCATAGCCCTGGAGCGTCCGGAGCATGGCCCCTATGTCTGCTGCAAACTGTGCGACTATCGCCTGCGCCTGTACGCCACTCAAGAGTATCTGGACAGCCACGAGCCGATCACGCGCAGCAGCGACCTGGCCCGGCATCAGTTCATCAGTTACGTCGACGACTTGGCTTTCAGCTCAGAACTGCTGTACCTGGCCAACCTGATTCCTGCCGCCAGCGCCAACCTGCGCAGCACCAGCGTTATCGCTCAATACGTGGCGGCGCAACAAGGTCGAGGGTTGGCGATACTGCCGTGCTTTCTGGCCGCACAAGATCCGCGTCTGGTGGCGATCCTGCCGGAGGAGGTGGAGATTACCCGGCAGTTCTGGATGTACTGCCGGGAAGATCTGCGTAAGCTGAAGCGGATTACCCTGTTGTGGGATTACATCCGTGAGGTGACTGAGCGCAACACGCCGCTGTTGATGGGCGAGTCGCGCAGCATGACATTCGCCAATTAG
- a CDS encoding OmpA family protein produces MIHLSRNLRTHFVCLALLLLALSGCQSVPPKGLTPEQIAVLKQEGFRLTDEGWEFGLSSKVLFGSDLDSLNSESRSIVERIGKSLLSVDIQRVRVDGHTDASGRAAYNEQLSLRRAKSVANVLTSIGMRPENVETRGLGSREPVASNDTREGRMENRRVAIVVASD; encoded by the coding sequence GTGATACACCTGAGTCGAAACCTGCGTACCCACTTTGTCTGCCTGGCCCTGCTATTGCTGGCGCTGAGCGGTTGCCAGAGTGTGCCGCCCAAGGGCCTGACGCCTGAACAGATTGCCGTGCTCAAGCAAGAAGGCTTTCGCCTGACCGATGAAGGCTGGGAGTTCGGCCTGTCGAGCAAGGTGTTGTTCGGCAGCGACCTGGACTCGCTCAATAGCGAGAGCCGGAGCATCGTCGAGCGCATCGGCAAATCACTATTGTCGGTAGACATCCAGCGCGTGCGGGTTGATGGCCATACCGATGCCTCCGGCAGGGCTGCTTACAACGAGCAGCTGTCACTGCGCCGGGCCAAGAGTGTGGCTAATGTTCTGACCTCTATCGGCATGCGTCCGGAGAACGTCGAAACCCGTGGACTGGGCAGCCGGGAACCGGTGGCCAGCAATGACACTCGCGAGGGGCGTATGGAAAACCGCCGGGTGGCGATCGTGGTTGCTTCCGACTAA
- a CDS encoding diguanylate cyclase domain-containing protein, with amino-acid sequence MIGFGWGRERPTLRAVLGRRHLSVALLAVGLAGVAITVLGVLALRVYANHNLHLIARSINYTVEAAVVFNDSSAANEALALIASTEEVADVKVFDDGDQLLARWQRSDDSLLARMEQQVARSLLEEPIVLPVLHQGQQVGRIELVGQGGSLVRFLLSGLAGIMLCTVLSAVGALYLSRRMFGDIVGPLRSLATVAHAARRERSFDRRVPPAQIAELNELGNDFNALLDELESWRNHLQSENESLAHQASHDSLTGLPNRAFFEGRLSRTLRNANKYQEHMALLFLDSDNFKEINDSHGHAAGDEVLVSVATRVRAQLRENDLVARLGGDEFAVLLAPLHSLEDAQRIAEKIIASMRLPIRLAEGQSIVTSLSVGIAYFPDDGRTPSELLNAADAAMYQAKRNTRGQWQMAETERSANQVKNRS; translated from the coding sequence ATGATCGGATTCGGCTGGGGGCGCGAGCGCCCGACCTTGCGTGCCGTGCTTGGTCGTCGCCACTTGAGTGTGGCCTTACTGGCAGTGGGCCTGGCTGGTGTTGCCATTACCGTGCTCGGCGTGCTGGCGCTGCGGGTGTATGCCAACCACAACTTGCACTTGATTGCCCGCTCGATCAATTACACCGTTGAAGCTGCGGTGGTGTTCAACGACAGCAGCGCAGCTAATGAGGCACTGGCGCTGATTGCCTCCACCGAAGAGGTGGCTGACGTCAAGGTGTTTGACGACGGCGACCAGTTGCTCGCCCGCTGGCAGCGCAGCGATGACAGCTTGCTGGCCCGAATGGAGCAGCAGGTGGCCCGCAGTCTGCTCGAAGAGCCAATCGTCCTGCCGGTGTTGCATCAGGGCCAGCAGGTTGGTCGTATCGAATTGGTCGGGCAGGGCGGTAGCCTTGTGCGCTTTCTGCTCAGTGGCCTGGCCGGCATCATGCTGTGTACGGTGCTCAGTGCTGTGGGGGCGTTGTACCTGTCGCGGCGCATGTTTGGCGATATTGTCGGTCCGTTGCGCAGCCTGGCCACGGTGGCTCATGCCGCACGTCGCGAACGCAGTTTCGATCGCCGGGTGCCGCCAGCACAGATTGCGGAGCTCAATGAGTTGGGCAATGACTTCAATGCCCTGCTCGACGAGCTGGAAAGCTGGCGGAACCACCTGCAGAGCGAGAACGAAAGCCTTGCCCACCAAGCCAGTCATGACAGTCTGACCGGCTTGCCCAACCGGGCCTTTTTCGAAGGTCGGCTCAGCCGCACGCTGCGCAACGCCAATAAATACCAGGAACACATGGCGTTGCTGTTTCTCGACAGTGACAACTTCAAGGAAATCAACGACAGCCACGGCCATGCTGCGGGTGATGAAGTGCTGGTCAGTGTCGCCACGCGAGTGCGTGCGCAACTGCGCGAGAATGATCTGGTGGCGCGTTTGGGCGGTGACGAATTTGCCGTGTTGCTGGCGCCGTTGCACAGCCTGGAGGATGCCCAGCGCATTGCGGAAAAAATCATTGCCAGCATGCGCCTGCCGATACGTCTGGCCGAAGGGCAGAGCATCGTCACCTCATTGAGCGTTGGCATTGCTTACTTCCCGGATGACGGCCGCACGCCGTCCGAGCTGCTTAATGCCGCCGATGCGGCAATGTACCAGGCCAAGCGCAACACCCGTGGCCAATGGCAAATGGCAGAGACGGAACGCTCTGCCAATCAAGTAAAAAACAGGAGCTGA
- a CDS encoding YfiR family protein produces the protein MNVAAPTSGRVINRGRLLLAALPLFFGTLAHADTSPTSTLAEQRSSAVTQVVQGILSYARWPVEPAQLRLCLVGPTEYADDLVKGTTQTTGRPVLVRRLLAADPRIGNECDAVYLGTLTPSERSQLFSAISGHPVLSISEADDPCTVGSVFCLRVSDRQVAFDVNLDSVARSGVRIHPSVLQLSRRRAAQP, from the coding sequence ATGAATGTGGCCGCCCCGACATCGGGACGTGTGATAAACCGGGGGCGCTTGTTACTGGCTGCGCTGCCGTTGTTTTTCGGCACGCTGGCCCATGCCGATACCTCGCCAACTTCGACCCTGGCCGAGCAACGATCCTCGGCGGTGACTCAAGTCGTACAGGGTATTCTCAGTTATGCGCGTTGGCCGGTGGAGCCTGCGCAACTGCGCCTGTGCCTGGTCGGGCCGACCGAGTATGCCGATGACCTGGTCAAAGGTACTACGCAGACCACAGGTCGTCCCGTGCTGGTGCGACGGTTGTTGGCCGCAGACCCGCGCATCGGCAATGAGTGCGACGCCGTTTATCTCGGTACATTGACCCCCAGCGAACGTAGCCAGTTGTTCAGCGCAATCAGCGGACACCCGGTATTGAGCATCAGCGAAGCTGATGACCCGTGCACGGTAGGCAGTGTGTTCTGCCTGCGGGTCAGCGACCGCCAGGTGGCGTTTGACGTCAACCTTGATTCGGTGGCGCGTAGCGGCGTACGCATTCATCCTTCGGTGCTGCAGTTGTCGCGGCGTCGGGCTGCGCAGCCATGA
- the recD gene encoding exodeoxyribonuclease V subunit alpha yields MSRTLVDLLPTPLDAGHLAALAPLSNSADLLALLDRWVERGWLRALDRAFVGFLDERDPGGDPLVLLAAALASHQLGHGHVCLDLGETLAEPDFALSLPPEGDVLAGPLLLPSQLLERLALDTWLQRLASSRLVANGASVEQASRPLVLSSQRLYLRRYWSYERQIDNALRQRLEQVEPTPSDLSARLAQLFAGGSQPGQVDWQKLACALATRGAFSIITGGPGTGKTTTVVRLLALLQAPAVEAGRPLRIRLAAPTGKAAARLTESIGQQVERLAVDTPVRDNIPTDVSTVHRLLGSRPGSRHFRHHAGNPLPLDVLVVDEASMIDLEMMANLLAALPPHARLVLLGDKDQLASVEAGAVLGDLCRDAEAGRYSAQTQAWLEQVSAETLVGSELQAGSAEQYPLAQQVVMLRFSRRFGETSGIGRLARLVNLQDAEQARALLLQTQDDVFGLTLRGEQDRALDRLLLDGLGRGAEGPQGYRSYLQVIGRQRPSLSTPADDPRWEAWAMAVLQGFETFQLLCAVRKGPWGVEGLNQRVGRVLGAAGLIDVEQPWYEGRPVLMTRNDYGLGLMNGDIGIALRLPDEQHPGQQVLRVAFARNDGRGGVRFVLPSRLNEVETVYAMTVHKSQGSEFTHTALVLPDALNPVLTKELIYTGITRAKSCFTLIEPRQGIFEDAVRRKVKRISGLMLEQV; encoded by the coding sequence ATGAGCCGTACCCTCGTCGACCTGTTGCCGACACCCTTGGATGCCGGCCATCTGGCGGCACTTGCACCGTTGAGCAACAGTGCTGACTTGCTGGCCTTGCTCGATCGCTGGGTCGAACGTGGCTGGTTGCGCGCTCTGGACCGGGCCTTCGTCGGTTTTCTCGACGAGCGTGACCCGGGCGGCGATCCGCTGGTGCTATTGGCCGCAGCCTTGGCCAGCCACCAGTTGGGGCATGGGCATGTGTGCCTGGATTTAGGTGAGACCTTGGCCGAGCCGGACTTTGCCTTGTCGCTGCCACCCGAGGGCGATGTTCTGGCTGGCCCACTGTTGTTACCCTCACAGTTGCTTGAACGACTGGCGTTGGACACCTGGTTGCAACGTCTGGCCAGCAGCCGTCTGGTCGCCAATGGTGCGAGTGTTGAGCAGGCCTCGCGACCGTTGGTACTCAGCAGCCAGCGTTTGTACCTGCGTCGTTACTGGAGCTATGAACGGCAGATCGACAACGCCCTGCGCCAACGCCTGGAACAAGTTGAACCGACGCCCAGCGACCTGTCGGCGCGCTTGGCGCAGCTGTTTGCCGGTGGCAGCCAGCCGGGTCAGGTGGACTGGCAGAAACTTGCCTGCGCCTTGGCTACTCGGGGGGCCTTCAGCATCATTACCGGTGGTCCTGGTACCGGCAAGACCACCACCGTGGTGCGCTTGCTGGCTTTGCTCCAGGCCCCAGCGGTGGAGGCGGGGCGCCCTTTGCGTATTCGCTTGGCGGCCCCCACCGGCAAAGCGGCGGCACGACTTACCGAGTCCATCGGCCAGCAGGTTGAACGCCTGGCGGTTGACACCCCGGTGCGGGACAACATTCCCACCGATGTCTCCACGGTGCACCGCCTGCTCGGTAGCCGCCCGGGCTCGCGACATTTTCGCCATCATGCGGGTAATCCCTTGCCCCTGGATGTGCTGGTAGTCGATGAAGCGTCGATGATCGACCTGGAGATGATGGCCAACTTGCTCGCCGCGCTACCGCCTCACGCTCGCCTTGTGTTGCTGGGAGACAAGGATCAGTTGGCTTCGGTGGAGGCGGGTGCGGTGCTCGGTGACCTCTGCCGGGATGCCGAGGCCGGCCGTTATAGCGCTCAGACCCAGGCCTGGCTGGAGCAGGTCAGTGCTGAGACGCTGGTGGGCAGTGAGCTGCAGGCGGGCTCTGCCGAACAATATCCACTGGCGCAGCAGGTGGTGATGTTGCGTTTCTCCCGCCGCTTCGGCGAGACCAGTGGTATCGGGCGTTTGGCACGGCTGGTCAATCTGCAGGATGCCGAGCAGGCCCGTGCCTTGCTGCTACAAACCCAGGATGATGTATTCGGCCTGACCCTGCGCGGTGAGCAGGATCGCGCCCTCGACCGGCTGCTGCTCGACGGTCTTGGTCGCGGAGCCGAGGGGCCGCAGGGCTACCGCAGCTATTTGCAGGTCATTGGCCGGCAACGTCCGTCGCTGTCCACGCCAGCCGATGACCCGCGCTGGGAGGCGTGGGCCATGGCCGTGTTGCAGGGTTTTGAGACCTTCCAGTTGCTGTGCGCCGTGCGTAAAGGCCCGTGGGGTGTCGAAGGCTTGAATCAGCGGGTCGGTCGTGTGCTTGGCGCCGCCGGTCTGATCGATGTTGAGCAACCCTGGTATGAAGGCCGACCGGTACTGATGACCCGCAATGATTATGGGCTGGGCCTTATGAATGGCGACATCGGTATTGCCTTGCGCCTGCCCGATGAACAGCACCCTGGCCAGCAAGTGTTGCGGGTGGCCTTTGCTCGGAATGATGGCCGCGGTGGTGTACGCTTCGTGTTGCCCAGCCGTCTCAATGAGGTAGAAACTGTTTACGCCATGACTGTGCACAAATCTCAGGGTTCGGAATTCACCCATACTGCCCTGGTGTTGCCTGACGCTCTGAACCCGGTTTTGACCAAGGAATTGATCTATACCGGTATCACCCGGGCGAAAAGCTGTTTCACTTTGATAGAACCGCGACAAGGCATTTTCGAGGATGCGGTGCGGCGCAAGGTCAAGCGCATTTCCGGGTTGATGCTGGAGCAGGTATGA